One part of the Salinivirga cyanobacteriivorans genome encodes these proteins:
- a CDS encoding tail fiber domain-containing protein: MKVLILFLSIVLLAKFSLSQNITLSDDDNYEAHSSAMVDIYSKTKGLLVPRVTNTEMNSIATPANGLIVYNSSFNNYYYWDGADWKIVAVSEYFQSNGDTVFITGDGKRFGIGTRSPMGRLTVMGDSTATSDEPLFEVKNSQGEIIFAVYENEVQVNFKEDSSKALKGGFAVGGLTSGKSEPTEYLRITPDSVRIYIDDSSTKAQKGGFAVGGLTSGKANHNKYFLLNQDSTRIYHKTGLKAQKGGFAVGGLTGGKSIPENYLTVERDSTRIYVNENAKAQKGGFAVGGLTGGKGGAQFLSLTPENYFIGHESGLNTTGTYNAFIGYQSGYSNTSGNQNLFFGYQAGYHNTTGNNNTFLGNRSGYLNEEGFYNVYIGYNSGYVSGVDGIYKNYRNVFIGAHAGYEASGVSSGVYIGYDAGRYNVNGARNTFIGGESGKYNTLGYDNTFLGNKSGHKMIDGMGNTHLGSYAGYSDTAGFRNTFVGSSAARSLQEGYRNVFVGAWAGEDKTSGSYNVLLGFGAGKTSETSDNNIFIGTYAGENTTGNSNVFIGHNVGQNIDVSNTLLIGNSSTSQLIYGEFDNEIVALNANVGIGTNSPDSNAKLEVTGNVFASGGDFIAASTNGVINVGGGAMSSTANVISDGTVNNEYATGDEDLYIYDDLEVDGSTYKTGSGTWITQSDRRLKKDIRPYQDGLSKLLKINPVFFRYNELAKSRSDKEYVGIIAQEIKEIMPYAVDLTPVNKKEIEGTNGEISRTEWDGQTYYTFDPASLTFMLINAVKEQQKIIEKQQLKLRALENKSRDFDKLKNELDALKKAVEQLK; encoded by the coding sequence ATGAAAGTATTAATATTGTTTTTATCCATTGTACTATTAGCTAAGTTTTCTTTATCCCAGAACATTACTTTGTCAGATGATGATAATTATGAAGCTCACAGTAGTGCAATGGTAGATATTTATTCCAAAACAAAAGGGCTACTGGTTCCCCGGGTTACAAACACAGAAATGAACTCAATTGCAACGCCGGCTAATGGTTTAATTGTGTACAACAGCAGTTTTAATAATTATTATTACTGGGATGGGGCAGACTGGAAAATTGTAGCTGTAAGTGAATATTTTCAGTCAAATGGCGATACCGTATTCATTACCGGAGATGGAAAAAGATTTGGTATTGGTACACGCTCTCCTATGGGGCGCCTAACCGTGATGGGTGATAGCACTGCTACTAGCGACGAACCACTTTTTGAAGTAAAAAACAGCCAGGGTGAGATCATATTTGCTGTGTATGAAAACGAGGTGCAGGTTAATTTTAAAGAAGACTCGTCAAAGGCTTTAAAAGGCGGATTTGCTGTAGGAGGTTTAACTTCAGGTAAGTCGGAGCCTACCGAATATTTGAGAATTACACCTGACAGTGTGCGCATTTACATCGATGATAGTTCTACAAAAGCCCAGAAGGGTGGGTTTGCTGTTGGAGGTCTAACTTCGGGTAAAGCCAATCATAATAAATACTTTTTATTGAACCAGGATAGCACAAGAATTTACCATAAAACAGGCCTGAAGGCACAAAAAGGAGGTTTTGCGGTAGGTGGATTGACAGGTGGCAAATCAATTCCTGAAAATTACCTTACCGTGGAACGAGACAGTACGCGTATTTATGTAAATGAAAATGCTAAGGCACAAAAAGGAGGATTTGCAGTGGGAGGTTTAACCGGCGGTAAAGGTGGAGCCCAGTTTCTAAGTCTTACACCTGAAAATTATTTTATCGGGCATGAAAGCGGACTAAATACTACAGGAACATACAATGCATTTATCGGTTATCAAAGTGGATATTCAAATACCTCCGGAAATCAGAACCTCTTTTTTGGTTACCAGGCAGGATATCATAATACGACCGGTAACAATAATACATTTTTAGGTAACCGGAGTGGATATTTAAATGAAGAAGGATTTTATAACGTATATATCGGATACAACAGCGGTTATGTAAGTGGAGTAGATGGAATTTATAAAAATTACCGGAACGTATTTATAGGAGCCCATGCCGGATATGAAGCTTCAGGTGTCTCTTCCGGTGTTTATATCGGGTACGATGCCGGACGGTATAATGTTAATGGTGCCAGAAATACTTTTATTGGAGGAGAATCTGGTAAATATAACACACTGGGTTACGATAACACTTTTTTGGGAAATAAATCAGGACATAAAATGATTGATGGCATGGGTAATACTCATTTGGGGAGTTATGCCGGATACAGCGATACTGCCGGATTTCGAAATACATTTGTAGGGTCAAGCGCTGCCCGCAGTTTACAGGAGGGCTACCGTAATGTTTTTGTAGGTGCATGGGCTGGCGAGGATAAAACTTCAGGAAGTTACAATGTTTTACTAGGCTTTGGTGCTGGAAAAACATCGGAGACTTCCGATAATAATATTTTCATAGGTACCTATGCAGGTGAAAATACAACCGGAAATAGTAATGTATTTATCGGGCATAATGTAGGTCAGAATATTGATGTGTCGAACACGCTTTTAATAGGAAATTCCAGTACCAGTCAGCTGATCTACGGCGAATTTGATAATGAGATTGTGGCGTTAAATGCCAATGTCGGTATTGGAACTAATTCACCTGATAGCAATGCTAAGCTTGAGGTAACAGGAAATGTTTTTGCATCGGGTGGAGATTTCATTGCCGCTTCAACTAATGGAGTTATAAATGTTGGTGGAGGGGCTATGAGCTCTACTGCCAACGTTATTAGTGATGGAACCGTAAATAATGAATACGCTACAGGAGATGAGGATTTATACATTTATGATGACCTGGAGGTGGACGGCAGCACTTATAAAACAGGAAGCGGAACTTGGATAACCCAATCTGATAGAAGATTGAAAAAAGATATTAGGCCTTACCAGGATGGGTTAAGCAAATTACTAAAAATAAACCCGGTTTTTTTTCGATACAATGAGCTCGCAAAGAGCAGGAGCGATAAGGAATATGTGGGCATCATAGCCCAGGAAATAAAAGAAATTATGCCTTATGCCGTAGACCTGACTCCGGTTAATAAGAAGGAAATTGAAGGAACGAATGGTGAAATTTCCAGAACAGAATGGGATGGTCAAACCTATTATACGTTTGATCCGGCATCATTAACTTTTATGCTTATCAACGCTGTTAAAGAACAGCAGAAAATAATTGAAAAACAGCAGCTCAAATTAAGAGCACTGGAAAACAAAAGCCGTGATTTTGATAAACTGAAAAATGAATTAGATGCACTGAAGAAGGCAGTTGAGCAGTTGAAATAG
- a CDS encoding helix-turn-helix domain-containing protein encodes MSKSYIQQLIREGEHQKQDFKFAVNDARKIARSLVAFANTDGGKLLIGVKDNGVIAGVRSEEEIHMIEAASQLYSKPNVPYNVTEWNIGGKMVLEVDVEPGDQKPYYAPTEERKWLVYLRVKDQNRLANKVILKVWQKKRDKSGIYFTYSKNEKFLLNYLEEHPAISFSKLCRLTKMRRFEAEELLANLIVLNVLEPDFSSTKTIMYKLKVIPKE; translated from the coding sequence GTGAGTAAAAGTTATATACAGCAGCTAATAAGAGAAGGTGAGCATCAAAAGCAGGATTTTAAGTTTGCAGTGAACGATGCCAGAAAAATTGCAAGGTCACTTGTAGCCTTTGCAAATACGGATGGTGGCAAACTCCTGATTGGAGTTAAAGATAATGGTGTAATAGCCGGAGTGCGGTCAGAAGAAGAGATTCATATGATTGAAGCTGCCTCACAGTTATACTCAAAACCTAATGTTCCATATAACGTGACAGAGTGGAATATTGGCGGCAAAATGGTGTTGGAAGTAGATGTGGAACCGGGGGACCAAAAACCATATTACGCGCCTACCGAAGAAAGAAAGTGGCTTGTATATTTGCGGGTGAAGGACCAAAACAGACTTGCCAATAAAGTAATTTTGAAAGTCTGGCAAAAGAAACGCGATAAATCAGGCATATATTTCACCTATAGTAAAAATGAAAAGTTCTTGCTCAACTATCTCGAAGAGCATCCGGCTATTTCCTTTTCGAAGCTTTGCAGGTTAACGAAAATGCGTCGCTTTGAGGCGGAAGAATTACTAGCCAACCTGATCGTGCTTAATGTACTAGAACCCGACTTTAGTTCAACCAAAACCATAATGTACAAACTAAAAGTAATTCCAAAAGAATAA
- a CDS encoding tail fiber domain-containing protein, with amino-acid sequence MKTNLILILILIIVELFLFTNFSQAQNTTITDEQTYNAHNSAVLDVYSTNKGLLIPRLTNTQMNNITTPAAGLLIYNTDDDAYYFYSGSAWLPVSGGQLFQNIGDSVFYLSGDNTKMGIGTSTPMSRLSVQGSSSSPDDPLFDVKNSKGDVIFAVYEDEVRVNFVEDSAKAQKGGFAVGGLTSGKADPTDYMRITPDSVRFYIDDSSTKAQKGGFAVGGLTSGKAVANKYFILNSDSARIYHKTGAKAQKGGFAVGGLTGGKSVPENYLTVERDSSRIYVNNSTKGLKGGFAVGGLTSGKAGSVRFLNLTPDNYFIGDSAGLKNTTGIYNLFLGFRSGYANTTGSNNVFIGNATGFNSDSGQYNVFLGNEAGFNVTAGSDNVLLGYQAGYNVTTAGNNISIGSEAGKINTNNSDNIFLGRQAGFYHTEDVNNSIGTYTNNIYIGYQAGYGDPAGEKGVSNVFIGNQSGYSNTTGLNNIILGNKAGFGNTTGSNNVMLGDLAGINNTSGLNNVFLGNNSGYNNESGSANVFIGNNAGFDLNGQTQNVFIGANAGSDANGGNNNVFMGVQAGQHHYSGDNNVYLGNNAGLGNNTFTGTSQRNVILGDNAGKNVRNATDNVIIGHDAGFGDGTGISGGANVVIGESAGYNLTNGSTNVFMGNEAGYNNEGGYINNFIGYRAGYSNIDGVNNVFIGNEAGYASQSENGNLMIGNFAGHDHNDGWGNNYFGTYTGRYMTQGINNVFLGNNTGMSLGTGNNNVILGSYAGTTNNEDGVYTGSYNVVLGSNSGKLINGDNNVFIGNGAGSLETGSDKLYIESGGTTLDETNSLLYGDFNNDMLRINANMGINYNGYSGYGLVVDMPDGQTETYSVYVFGSIYSSGTYEGSDPRYKKNIEPLATPLDKILKLTPVQYQMDNQKFEGNNFPSGQQVGLIAQDVETLFPELVKSDKEGYKAINYAKITPYLIKALQEQQQLIKEMKTELKAQDEENEILKEKIEKIYEMLNKQ; translated from the coding sequence ATGAAAACAAATTTGATACTAATATTAATTCTGATCATCGTTGAGTTGTTTTTGTTTACTAACTTTTCACAAGCTCAAAATACAACTATAACCGATGAGCAAACATACAATGCACATAATAGTGCTGTTTTAGATGTTTATTCTACCAACAAAGGGTTGCTTATACCCCGGTTGACCAATACACAGATGAACAATATCACGACGCCCGCTGCCGGATTATTGATATACAATACCGATGATGATGCCTATTACTTTTATTCAGGTTCGGCGTGGCTGCCTGTAAGCGGAGGGCAGCTTTTTCAAAATATAGGAGATTCGGTATTTTACCTTTCCGGGGATAATACCAAAATGGGAATAGGAACCTCCACACCCATGAGTCGGCTTTCTGTACAGGGTTCTTCCAGCTCTCCAGATGATCCGCTATTCGATGTTAAAAACAGCAAAGGAGATGTAATATTTGCAGTCTATGAAGATGAAGTACGCGTAAACTTCGTTGAAGATAGCGCTAAAGCCCAAAAAGGAGGCTTTGCTGTAGGTGGACTAACCTCAGGGAAAGCTGACCCTACAGACTATATGCGGATTACTCCGGATAGTGTACGTTTCTATATTGACGACAGCTCCACAAAAGCCCAAAAAGGTGGCTTTGCCGTAGGTGGGCTTACCTCGGGTAAAGCAGTTGCAAACAAATATTTTATTCTGAATTCCGACAGTGCACGTATTTATCATAAAACAGGCGCTAAAGCCCAAAAAGGCGGTTTTGCGGTAGGTGGATTAACAGGTGGCAAATCGGTTCCTGAAAACTACCTTACAGTGGAACGCGATAGCTCACGTATTTACGTCAATAACTCTACAAAAGGGCTTAAAGGAGGCTTCGCCGTTGGAGGTCTTACTTCTGGCAAAGCCGGTTCTGTAAGGTTTTTAAATCTTACTCCTGATAATTATTTTATTGGAGATAGTGCAGGGTTAAAAAACACAACTGGTATTTATAACCTGTTTCTGGGCTTTCGAAGTGGGTATGCAAACACAACAGGTTCCAATAATGTATTTATTGGTAATGCAACTGGTTTTAATAGTGATAGCGGGCAGTATAATGTATTTTTAGGTAACGAAGCCGGGTTTAATGTTACAGCTGGTTCCGATAATGTGCTTTTAGGATATCAGGCAGGCTATAATGTCACAACTGCTGGCAATAATATTAGCATTGGAAGCGAGGCTGGAAAGATCAATACTAATAATAGCGATAATATCTTTCTTGGCAGGCAGGCTGGATTCTATCACACAGAAGATGTAAATAACAGTATTGGCACCTATACAAACAATATTTATATCGGTTATCAGGCCGGCTATGGCGATCCTGCTGGTGAAAAAGGTGTTAGTAATGTTTTTATAGGTAATCAATCCGGATATAGCAATACTACAGGTCTGAATAATATTATTCTGGGTAATAAGGCCGGATTTGGCAATACTACCGGATCAAATAATGTAATGTTGGGTGATCTTGCAGGGATTAATAATACAAGTGGCCTTAATAACGTATTTCTTGGCAACAATTCGGGTTACAATAATGAAAGTGGTTCTGCAAATGTATTTATTGGTAACAATGCAGGGTTCGACCTGAACGGACAAACCCAAAACGTGTTTATTGGCGCCAATGCAGGCTCCGATGCCAATGGCGGAAATAATAATGTATTTATGGGTGTGCAGGCAGGTCAGCACCATTATTCGGGCGATAATAATGTTTATCTTGGCAATAATGCCGGGCTTGGGAACAACACATTTACCGGTACATCTCAAAGAAATGTTATTTTGGGAGATAATGCAGGAAAAAATGTAAGAAATGCCACAGATAATGTAATTATTGGTCACGATGCCGGTTTTGGTGATGGAACTGGAATTTCCGGAGGGGCGAATGTTGTGATTGGCGAGTCGGCAGGATATAACCTGACCAATGGTAGTACCAACGTTTTTATGGGTAATGAAGCCGGATACAATAATGAAGGCGGATACATCAATAATTTTATAGGGTACAGGGCTGGTTACTCCAATATTGATGGTGTAAATAACGTATTTATAGGTAACGAAGCCGGTTATGCATCCCAATCTGAGAATGGCAATCTTATGATTGGAAATTTTGCAGGACACGATCATAATGATGGATGGGGCAATAATTATTTCGGAACCTATACCGGTCGCTATATGACTCAGGGCATAAATAACGTCTTTTTAGGCAACAATACAGGAATGAGTCTGGGAACTGGAAACAACAACGTTATACTTGGATCTTATGCAGGAACTACCAACAATGAAGATGGAGTATACACCGGAAGCTATAATGTCGTGCTCGGCTCCAATTCAGGAAAATTGATAAACGGCGATAATAATGTGTTTATAGGTAATGGTGCCGGAAGTCTTGAAACCGGTTCTGATAAACTTTATATTGAGAGTGGGGGTACAACATTGGACGAAACTAATTCTCTTTTGTATGGAGATTTTAATAATGATATGCTACGCATTAATGCCAATATGGGTATTAATTACAATGGTTATTCTGGTTATGGCCTTGTTGTGGATATGCCCGATGGCCAAACGGAAACCTATTCAGTTTATGTCTTTGGTAGTATCTACTCAAGTGGAACATATGAAGGTTCTGACCCTAGATATAAAAAGAATATTGAGCCACTTGCAACACCACTTGATAAGATATTAAAACTAACGCCTGTACAATATCAGATGGATAATCAAAAGTTTGAGGGCAATAATTTTCCATCTGGACAACAGGTTGGCTTAATAGCACAGGATGTGGAGACGCTGTTTCCTGAGTTGGTTAAAAGCGATAAAGAGGGATACAAGGCAATTAATTATGCGAAAATTACTCCATACCTGATTAAGGCTTTGCAAGAACAGCAGCAGCTTATAAAAGAAATGAAAACTGAATTAAAGGCTCAGGATGAGGAGAATGAAATTTTAAAAGAAAAAATAGAGAAAATTTACGAAATGCTCAATAAGCAGTAA
- the xseB gene encoding exodeoxyribonuclease VII small subunit — translation MAKKFSYSEATQEIEQIIDQLEAGDLEIDELSTKVKRASQLIKKCKDHLKTTEDRVNEILDEDQDNG, via the coding sequence ATGGCGAAAAAATTTTCTTACAGCGAAGCAACACAAGAAATAGAACAAATTATAGATCAACTTGAAGCCGGGGATCTTGAAATTGATGAACTTAGCACAAAAGTTAAACGTGCTTCACAATTGATAAAAAAGTGTAAAGATCACCTAAAAACCACCGAAGACAGGGTAAACGAGATTTTAGACGAAGACCAGGATAACGGTTAA
- a CDS encoding tetratricopeptide repeat protein → MHYRPINIDSSEYYLQSANDYLSEIRGKFSSNDIEKYEAFYYQQKGLLNHRIDEYDSALVYYKKAYEIYVRHDLLVKQVQFLINIGVLHEDQGRFSKALEYYFNSARLADSASLTLEQSRIYINIGVVYLNQQKFKKALLYFKKAIPLKKKVNDKQGEALAYNNIGIVYYYLDEYDKVLRNFKKSLNIYRQINDIRSQAQPFFNIAEIHYEQGELKKALYYYKKSYEIEKQLNKRADQAVSLIAIGNVYKDLKKIDDAIRVQQEAIDILRSIGANHELATALLELSYSYEARGDYKKALEKYKAHKRFEDSVFNMRKEAQIAKIQEQYESEQKDQEIALLKKQNKLAVLENKQQQEQISNRQRIAILGLLVGAFGLFALIMLYRLYRQKKLSNQMLELKNEAIQRKNAEITDVVQKLESSSRGRKAFYRNILTEFSNPLSKISALARLISGSSTTEDIQTSIKHIKGNVFELNKVFEDLFRATEIETGDNQLQKEGIKISELAEHLLRKFTPIANQKNITLNYNIDESCPEIVELDPYKYFQILSNLTVDAIKRAFPGGNVNVDFYYEKPDLLRVRVKDNGDPISDSYKEELYAFFQEKEDLVYTTDRLGLSLGVVKNLVDTFGGSIFIDSNSKQETEFTVAIPAGIMSISTFSFKANGLSLKNANYRHGKVLIAGQPENFARELELNLAKYKMNFVLQQAKDENEALQFLSESAYDICIIDLPEKTGEVEDLVKTFYAAKGDQNIRFIGLSAHISKGYLQECHKVGVTTVVEKPVEIFNLIVEIERSFNALDIKANPLLGFYLDGADEKDPEKKQKIDQAQAQNIDKNIMLINAGLRQKEWKTVMEQIHRIRADKHLLLNREMVQQLNVIEKECVTTRNVDVMSNALILFQKKWNKIKAI, encoded by the coding sequence ATGCATTATAGGCCGATCAATATTGACTCTTCAGAATATTATCTTCAAAGTGCCAATGATTATTTATCTGAAATTAGGGGTAAATTTAGTTCCAACGATATTGAGAAGTATGAAGCATTTTATTATCAACAGAAAGGGTTACTAAATCACAGAATCGATGAATATGATTCTGCTTTGGTGTATTACAAAAAAGCTTACGAAATTTATGTGAGGCATGATCTTCTGGTTAAACAGGTGCAGTTTCTTATCAATATTGGCGTATTGCACGAAGATCAGGGCCGGTTTTCGAAAGCACTCGAGTATTATTTTAATTCGGCACGATTAGCCGATAGCGCATCCCTTACTTTAGAGCAATCAAGGATTTACATAAATATCGGTGTGGTATACCTGAATCAGCAGAAATTTAAAAAAGCACTACTTTATTTTAAAAAAGCGATTCCATTAAAGAAAAAGGTGAATGATAAACAAGGCGAGGCTTTAGCTTATAATAATATAGGCATTGTTTATTATTACCTCGATGAGTACGATAAAGTTTTAAGAAATTTTAAGAAAAGTTTAAATATTTACCGGCAAATAAATGATATAAGAAGTCAGGCGCAGCCTTTTTTCAATATAGCTGAGATTCATTATGAACAGGGTGAGTTGAAAAAGGCGCTTTATTACTATAAGAAATCATATGAAATCGAAAAGCAGCTTAATAAAAGGGCAGACCAGGCTGTGTCTTTAATAGCTATTGGTAATGTTTATAAGGATCTTAAAAAAATCGATGATGCCATTAGGGTGCAACAAGAAGCGATTGATATTTTAAGAAGCATAGGAGCAAATCATGAATTAGCAACCGCGTTACTTGAGTTGTCATACAGTTATGAGGCCCGGGGGGATTATAAAAAGGCACTTGAGAAATACAAAGCGCACAAGAGATTCGAGGATTCTGTTTTTAATATGCGAAAAGAAGCACAGATTGCAAAAATTCAGGAACAGTACGAATCAGAGCAAAAAGATCAGGAAATCGCATTACTTAAAAAGCAAAATAAGCTGGCTGTGCTTGAAAATAAACAGCAGCAAGAACAAATAAGCAACCGGCAACGCATTGCTATTTTAGGCTTACTGGTTGGCGCATTCGGGTTATTTGCGCTCATAATGTTATACAGGTTATACCGGCAAAAAAAGCTTTCAAATCAAATGTTGGAGCTTAAGAACGAAGCTATACAACGTAAGAACGCTGAAATTACTGATGTGGTGCAAAAACTCGAATCCAGTTCAAGGGGTCGAAAAGCATTTTATCGTAATATTTTAACTGAGTTTAGTAATCCGTTGAGTAAAATTTCTGCTCTCGCGCGTTTGATTTCTGGTTCATCCACAACTGAGGATATACAAACCAGCATAAAGCATATTAAAGGAAATGTTTTTGAGTTGAATAAGGTTTTTGAAGATCTTTTCAGGGCAACGGAAATCGAAACGGGAGATAATCAACTTCAGAAAGAAGGCATAAAGATTAGTGAGCTTGCTGAACATTTATTGCGAAAATTTACCCCGATCGCAAATCAAAAAAACATAACCCTCAACTATAATATAGATGAGAGTTGTCCGGAAATTGTTGAATTGGATCCATATAAGTATTTTCAAATTTTGTCGAATCTCACCGTAGATGCTATAAAGCGTGCTTTCCCCGGAGGTAATGTAAATGTTGATTTTTATTATGAAAAGCCTGATTTGCTAAGGGTTCGTGTGAAAGATAATGGCGATCCTATCTCAGATAGTTATAAAGAGGAGCTTTATGCATTTTTCCAGGAAAAGGAAGATCTTGTATACACAACTGACAGGCTGGGTCTTAGTTTAGGAGTTGTTAAAAACCTGGTAGATACTTTCGGTGGAAGTATTTTTATAGACAGTAATTCCAAACAAGAAACAGAATTTACAGTAGCAATTCCGGCCGGGATAATGAGCATATCAACTTTTAGTTTTAAAGCCAATGGTTTGAGTCTGAAAAATGCTAATTATCGACATGGCAAAGTTTTAATTGCCGGGCAGCCTGAGAATTTTGCCAGGGAGTTAGAGTTGAATCTGGCAAAATATAAAATGAATTTTGTGCTTCAGCAGGCAAAAGATGAAAATGAGGCCCTGCAGTTTTTGAGTGAAAGTGCTTATGATATTTGCATTATTGATTTACCCGAAAAAACTGGAGAAGTTGAGGATTTAGTAAAGACTTTTTATGCAGCTAAAGGAGATCAAAATATCCGTTTTATTGGTTTGTCAGCCCATATTTCGAAAGGCTATTTGCAGGAATGTCACAAAGTTGGGGTTACAACAGTTGTTGAAAAACCGGTAGAGATATTTAATTTGATTGTTGAGATAGAACGGAGTTTTAATGCTTTGGATATTAAAGCAAATCCTTTGTTAGGGTTTTATCTTGATGGTGCAGATGAAAAAGACCCTGAGAAAAAACAAAAGATCGATCAGGCGCAGGCTCAGAATATCGACAAAAATATTATGCTGATAAATGCCGGACTTAGACAAAAAGAATGGAAAACTGTAATGGAACAAATACATAGAATTCGGGCTGATAAGCATTTGTTACTCAACAGAGAAATGGTACAGCAGCTGAATGTTATAGAGAAGGAGTGTGTTACCACAAGAAATGTGGATGTGATGAGCAATGCATTGATTTTATTCCAAAAGAAATGGAATAAAATTAAAGCTATTTAG
- a CDS encoding asparaginase, translating into MPAELLVIVTRGELQENRHYGHIAVVDYNGKKVFSRGEPDYITYFRSAAKPIQAMEVITSGAYDRYKFSDKELSIMCASHYGEKIHRNAVKAILSKIGLNKNSLLCGKTTSLNSAYAIEMALQGYGPDVLFNDCSGKHAGFLAICRHEKYDFDDYIQLSHPLQQRISKRIAHMCEYEPENIIHGTDGCGVPVHGMPISRMALGYAKLAKPDNLTAQESGSAKIITNAMATNPEMLSGTGGFCTALNAVTKGRLFGKIGAEAVYCVGNQSNGQGLAIKLEDGNLWRLPPIVIKTLKDLNWLTDRELRELSNFAKISVKNKHDEVVGYTSAYLGNDSK; encoded by the coding sequence ATGCCAGCAGAATTACTCGTAATTGTAACCCGTGGCGAATTGCAGGAAAACAGACACTATGGACACATTGCGGTTGTCGATTACAACGGCAAAAAAGTGTTCAGTCGCGGAGAGCCAGACTATATAACTTATTTCAGAAGTGCAGCAAAACCCATCCAGGCAATGGAAGTTATAACTTCAGGTGCTTACGATCGATATAAATTTTCAGATAAAGAACTAAGCATAATGTGTGCTTCTCATTATGGAGAAAAAATACACCGCAATGCAGTAAAAGCCATTCTTTCAAAAATAGGTCTAAACAAAAATTCGCTGCTTTGTGGCAAAACAACTTCATTAAATTCAGCTTATGCTATAGAAATGGCCCTACAAGGCTATGGCCCTGATGTACTTTTCAATGACTGCTCAGGCAAACATGCCGGTTTTCTCGCTATCTGCAGGCATGAAAAATATGATTTTGATGATTATATTCAGCTTTCACATCCTCTCCAACAAAGAATCAGCAAGCGAATAGCGCACATGTGCGAATATGAACCGGAAAATATCATACACGGAACAGATGGCTGTGGAGTGCCTGTGCATGGCATGCCTATTTCTCGCATGGCGCTTGGTTATGCTAAGCTTGCAAAACCTGACAACCTTACAGCGCAAGAATCTGGTTCAGCTAAAATAATAACTAATGCCATGGCTACAAACCCGGAAATGCTCTCCGGAACAGGTGGTTTTTGCACTGCCTTAAATGCCGTCACCAAAGGTCGTCTGTTTGGAAAAATTGGGGCTGAGGCTGTCTATTGTGTGGGGAACCAGTCAAATGGGCAAGGCCTGGCAATAAAACTTGAAGATGGCAATCTCTGGCGGCTACCACCCATAGTAATAAAAACGTTAAAAGATCTTAATTGGCTAACTGACAGGGAGCTGAGGGAACTCAGCAACTTCGCTAAAATATCCGTGAAAAATAAACATGATGAAGTTGTAGGATATACATCAGCATACCTGGGCAATGATTCTAAATAG